In the Juglans microcarpa x Juglans regia isolate MS1-56 chromosome 6D, Jm3101_v1.0, whole genome shotgun sequence genome, one interval contains:
- the LOC121235726 gene encoding LOW QUALITY PROTEIN: putative inactive receptor-like protein kinase At1g64210 (The sequence of the model RefSeq protein was modified relative to this genomic sequence to represent the inferred CDS: inserted 1 base in 1 codon): protein MLQTTNVQNRRDLKRLGCIIFLPLLITVCLGDQLSESQYLFNFIKAIDPQNVLGIDWNIGTLVLHACLHKSKGVKCNARATTIEEIRLENLNLSGIIDAEPLCKLRNLRVLSLAKNHIRGTIPDSISHCSRLTYLNLSNNLLSGTLSLALNRLKYLRILDISNNLLRGRLPMDLTKLKYLRSSSISNNHLIKQELKNLHTYSLISTTSQKEVWVEALESKYPPTESPKPKAVNGPWYGNWAVWTALVLGIGIFVLVIAWLLRKKDADLPEEMEILKVIKDPCLKTPPSTPREEVKPIERRSELVFFVEEQERFQLEDLLEATADLRKETVRSSLYKVVLKNSALYAVKRLKKLQVSFEEFGRTMRQIGSLKHPNILXLVGYHSTNEEKLFIYKYQSNGSLLNVLEDYIESKRDFPWGLRLSIASGIAKGLDFIYQSSDDREIISHGNLKLSNVLLDETNEPLISEYGFFKFLEPKQTSVFTSNGHTAPEKSLTEKADVFSFGVILLELLTGKTVENSGIDLPKWVKAMVREEWTGEVFDKEISRAASQWAFPLLNIALKCVSYSPDNRPTMAEVLEKIEEVMNAQRDHSISEDCCCESNRNDCCILHTLISDTWESPGSNY from the exons ATGTTACAAACTACAAATGTGCAGAACAGGAGGGATTTGAAGAGGCTGGGATGCATCATTTTCCTTCCGCTCTTAATCACGGTCTGTTTGGGAGATCAGTTATCGGAATCCCAGTATTTGTTCAATTTCATTAAAGCCATTGATCCACAAAATGTGCTAGGAATTGACTGGAATATTGGAACGTTGGTGCTTCATGCCTGCTTGCATAAGTCGAAGGGTGTAAAATGCAACGCAAGGGCTACCACCATAGAAGAAATCAGGCTTGAGAATCTTAATCTTAGTGGCATCATTGATGCAGAACCCCTTTGCAAGCTCCGAAATCTACGAGTTCTTAGCTTAGCAAAGAATCACATCAGAGGAACTATTCCTGACTCAATATCGCATTGCTCAAGGCTGACTTATTTAAATCTAAGCAACAATCTTCTGAGTGGAACGTTATCTCTGGCTCTAAATAGATTGAAATATCTCAGGATCTTGGACATCTCCAACAATCTTCTGCGTGGAAGGCTGCCTATGGATCTAACTAAACTGAAATATCTTCGGAGCTCGAGCATCTCTAACAATCATCTTATCAAGCAGGAACTCAAGAACCTTCATACATATTCCTTGATATCAACTACATCACAGAAAGAAGTCTGGGTAGAGGCATTGGAATCAAAGTACCCACCTACGGAGAGCCCAAAGCCCAAAGCTGTTAATGGCCCGTGGTATGGGAACTGGGCAGTCTGGACAGCTCTAGTTCTGGGCATTGGAATCTTTGTTTTGGTGATCGCATGGTTACTGAGAAAGAAGGACGCAGACTTACCCGAAGAGATGGAGATTCTGAAGGTAATTAAGGATCCTTGTCTTAAAACACCTCCATCCACGCCCAGAGAGGAAGTTAAGCCAATCGAAAGACGCTCAGAGCTTGTGTTCTTTGTTGAAGAGCAGGAAAGGTTCCAATTGGAGGACCTCCTTGAAGCCACAGCTGACTTGCGAAAGGAGACCGTTCGCAGCAGCCTTTACAAGGTAGTTCTTAAAAACAGTGCCCTTTATGCAGttaagagattgaagaaattgCAGGTATCATTCGAGGAATTTGGCCGAACTATGAGGCAGATAGGAAGCTTAAAGCATCCAAACATTC CCCTTGTTGGTTACCATTCAACGAATGAAGAAAAACTTTTCATCTATAAGTATCAAAGCAATGGGAGTCTGCTAAACGTGCTGGAAG ACTATATTGAAAGTAAGAGGGATTTCCCTTGGGGACTTCGGCTGTCCATAGCAAGTGGGATAGCAAAGGGTTTGGACTTCATATATCAAAGTTCTGACGATCGGGAGATAATCTCTCATGGGAATCTTAAGCTATCAAATGTACTTTTGGACGAAACTAATGAACCGCTAATAAGTGAATATGGGTTTTTTAAATTTCTGGAACCCAAGCAAACAAGCGTCTTCACCTCCAATGGTCATACAGCTCCTGAGAAAAGCTTGACAGAAAAAGCCGATGTTTTTAGTTTTGGTGTGATACTCTTGGAGCTACTGACAGGAAAAACTGTAGAGAATAGTGGGATAGACCTTCCTAAATGGGTAAAGGCCATGGTGAGGGAGGAATGGACCGGAGAGGTATTTGACAAAGAGATCAGTAGAGCTGCATCACAGTGGGCATTTCCTTTGCTGAATATAGCCCTCAAGTGTGTATCATATTCTCCTGACAATCGGCCAACCATGGCAGAAGTTTTGGAGAAGATAGAGGAGGTCATGAATGCACAAAGGGACCATTCCATTTCAGAAGATTGTTGTTGTGAATCTAACCGAAATGATTGTTGTATACTTCACACTCTCATATCTGATACCTGGGAGAGTCCTGGATCAAATTATTAG